From a single Lolium rigidum isolate FL_2022 chromosome 7, APGP_CSIRO_Lrig_0.1, whole genome shotgun sequence genomic region:
- the LOC124678164 gene encoding probable E3 ubiquitin-protein ligase RHG1A produces the protein MDEHMGRRTVGGLLFTKGGSILLFREDSSRPKPGRPQSNGCKGARHPADKGRPTHRAAAAAADTPATPAPRRSQTLRKPPQGGSNAASSCSETDNGATREVTAPVAGRDLLARLKDRVSASRKRSLAREMSSPSSSSSGFSATSSGGGGARSSVSRPSHRPASRVRKGDGGENAGGGGAGRVRRDNTAGGGGGARRNSDDLVRPEPAALRERQAPGEGYFSGFLARYRSSLQERGSLADGAEDSSGYWRFDVEGSEELENFFMRSDRHRAMRMDIDGMSYEELLALGDRIGTVNTGLSEDALYKCLKRSLYMATAPETHQDCDRKCSICQEEYSGGEEVGKMACTHFYHIVCIQHWLRQKNWCPICKSVAAKTN, from the exons atggatgaacacatggggaGACGCACGGTGGGCGGCCTCCTTTTCACCAAGGGGGGCTCGATCCTGCTCTTCAGAGAAGACAGCTCGCGCCCAAAGCCCGGGCGCCCGCAAAGCAATGGCTGCAAGGGTGCTCGGCATCCGGCCGACAAAGGCCGGCCAACGCACAGggctgcggcagcagcagcagacacACCAGCAACACCGGCCCCTCGGAGATCGCAAACTCTGAGGAAACCTCCACAGGGGGGCAGCAATGCAGCGAGCTCCTGTAGCGAAACCGACAACGGCGCCACAAGGGAGGTGACGGCTCCGGTTGCAGGGCGTGACCTGCTGGCACGTCTTAAGGACAGGGTGAGCGCGTCGAGGAAGCGGTCGTTGGCCAGGGAGATGAGCAGCCCCTCCTCATCGTCCAGTGGATTCAGCGCCACCTCttcgggcggtggcggtgcccggTCATCGGTCTCGAGGCCGTCGCACCGTCCTGCGTCACGGGTGAGGAAAGGGGACGGTGGCGAAAACGCAGGGGGTGGTGGTGCTGGCCGCGTGCGTAGGGACAATactgccggtggtggtggcggcgccaggAGGAATTCAGATGATTTGGTGAGGCCTGAGCCGGCGGCGTTGAGGGAACGCCAGGCACCCGGCGAAGGGTACTTCTCCGGGTTCTTGGCGAGGTACAGAAGCAGTCTCCAGGAAAGAGGGTCTCTGGCAGACGGCGCTGAGGACTCCAGCGGGTACTGGCGCTTCGACGTCGAAGGCAGCGAGGAG CTCGAGAACTTCTTCATGCGCAGCGACCGGCACCGGGCGATGAGGATGGACATCGATGGCATGTCTTACGAG GAGCTGCTTGCGTTGGGTGACCGGATTGGCACCGTGAACACCGGTCTCTCAGAGGACGCATTGTACAAGTGCCTGAAGCGAAGCCTGTACATGGCCACGGCCCCTGAGACGCACCAAGATTGTGACAGAAAATGCAGCATATGCCAG GAGGAGTACTCGGGTGGCGAGGAGGTGGGCAAGATGGCGTGCACGCACTTCTACCACATCGTCTGCATACAGCACTGGCTCCGGCAGAAGAACTGGTGCCCCATCTGCAAATCCGTCGCCGCCAAGACCAACTAG
- the LOC124678166 gene encoding putative glucose-6-phosphate 1-epimerase has translation MAGASSPPPTPKSPKLQPPLLERAKGPSGLDKIVLRDPRGFSAEVRLYGGQVTSWKNDHGDELLFVSSKAIFKSPGAIRGGIPICFPQFGTHGNIEKHGFARNRLWLIDDNPPPLPVNTAIKTFADLILKPSEEDLKIWPHSFEYRLRVALGPKGDLLLTSRIRNTNADGRPFSFTFAYHTYFSVSDISEVRIEGLETLDYFDNLDGKKRFTEQGDAIVFESEVDKIYLDAPPKIAIIDHEKKRTFVLRKDGLPDAVVWNPWDKRSKTIQDFGDEEYKQMLCVEPAAVEKPITLKPGEEWKGRLELSAVPSSYYSGQLDPDKVLHG, from the exons ATGGCCGGCGCGTCCTCGCCGCCCCCGACGCCCAAGTCGCCCAAGCTGCAGCCGCCGCTCCTCGAGCGCGCCAAGGGCCCCTCCGGCCTCGACAAGATCGTGCTCCGCGACCCGCGCGGCTTCTCCGCCGAG GTCCGTCTATATGGTGGGCAAGTAACCTCTTGGAAGAATGACCATGGGGATGAGCTGCTTTTTGTAAGCAGCAAG GCCATTTTCAAGTCCCCAGGAGCAATTCGTGGTGGCATACCCATTTGCTTTCCCCAA TTTGGTACACATGGGAATATCGAGAAACATGGATTTGCAAGGAACAGGTTATGGTTAATTGATGATAATCCTCCACCTCTCCCAGTAAATACAGCTATTAAAACTTTTGCCGATCTCATTCTAAAGCCTTCTGAAGAAGATCTCAAGATTTGGCCTCACAG CTTTGAATATCGGTTAAGAGTTGCTCTTGGACCTAAAGGAGATTTGCTTCTCACTTCTCGAATAAGAAACACCAACGCTGATGGAAGACCTTTCTCATTTACATTTGCATATCACACATACTTCTCCGTATCTGACATAAG CGAAGTGCGTATTGAAGGACTGGAGACATTGGACTACTTTGACAACCTTGACGGGAAGAAGCGATTCACAGAGCAGGGAGATGCTATTGTGTTTGAATCAGAG GTTGACAAAATATATCTGGACGCACCACCAAAAATTGCAATTATTGATCATGAGAAGAAAAGAACATTCGTCCTTAGGAAAGATGGGCTTCCAGATGCTG TTGTATGGAATCCATGGGACAAGAGGTCAAAGACCATTCAAGATTTTGGTGATGAAGAATATAAGCAGATGTTGTGTGTGGAGCCTGCAGCTGTTGAGAAACCCATTACTTTGAAGCCTGGTGAAGAGTGGAAAGGGAGGTTGGAGCTCTCAGCTGTTCCTTCCAGTTACTATAGTGGTCAGTTAGATCCGGACAAGGTTCTTCATGGATGA